From uncultured Desulfovibrio sp.:
GTCATTTTCAGCGTGACCGTGCGCGTCTTCTTTGCCGGGGTGTTGGGGTCGGTGATGTTGGCAATGACCCGCGAAAGTTCATCCTGAAACCGTTCTACGGCTCCGCCCTGTGAAAGTGTGGCAACATTGAGTTCAAGCATTGCATTCTCCTGTAGATGCGTAGTGTTATAAAAATTATGCGCCCGCAGTGCAGAGAAACACCGCGGGCGCTTGGGCAGGGGGGTGAGGTGGGGTTAGGCGTGCGAAAAGGTCACAATGCCAATTTCACGCAGGGCATCAATGGCCCGCATCACATCGTTATGGCGGCTGGCGCTGTAGCTGACGCGCACATTCAGCACGCGGGTAATGTCGGCCTTATGTTCGGGTTGCGTTGCGGGCTGTGGCGCTTCCTGCTGAATGGGCTGTTCAACGGGTTCAGCCTCTACCGTCGGCGCAGGGTCAACGGGCTTGCGGCGTTCAGCCTCGGCTGCAAACCATTCATCGACCTGCGCCAGCGCGTTGTTAGTGTCCCATTCCAGCGAGAACAGGCGGGAGAACTTGGCAACGGGCAGATCAAAGCCGTAACGCTTCCCGGCACTCTCCACGGCCTGCTCGATCAGAAGAATGCGGTCTTGCCTTGCGCGTTCAAGCTGCTCTGCTTCCATAAGCCTGGTCTTTTCACGCAGGGCGATGTTTTCAACCTCGGCGCGGATGTCCTTATCTTTTGCAGACTTGTTCAGCCATCGCTCGTCAATATCGATTGCCAAGCCGTCCAGCTTGGCAGGCTCCAGCACTTCGTCAATGATGGCCTGCACTTTTGCTCTCCGCGATTCGCGCTGTTTTTGCTCAAATGCCTTTACTTGGGCATCGAGTTTGCCGCGCCCGTCAATGATGCGCTGGACTGCGCCCTTCACCTGCGCCTCAAATTCTCTGACCGGTGCGCTGATTTGTCCGGCAATGTCCTTGCGGGCCGCTTCAAGCTTGTCTTTGACCTTATTCAGCGCGGACATTTCGGACTTGATTCCTGCAAGCTCACCTTCTCCGACGACACGCCCTTCATATGGTTTAAGCACCGCATCCACGGCGGCGTTCAGGACGTCCACGTCAAAGGTGATAACCAAAGGTGTTGCCGTAACCTTGAGGTCGAAAAGAGCAAGGCCGCCATCCTGGGGGACAGCGGCCTGTGCGGTGGTGTCTATAATTTCTTGTTGCATTTCATATCCTTATCAGAACGGTATATCATCCATGTTGGATGCTTCGGACGGCCTTGCCTGTTGCGAATTACCGCGCGGTGCTGCCTGCTGCCTTGATTGCTGCTGCGGCTGCTCTGAGCCGCCCTGGTTGTCACCCTTGCGGTCAAGGAACTGCACGCGCTCGGCCTTGATCTCAGTTGTGTAGCGGTCTTGACCCTGCTGGTCTTGCCACTTGCGCGTTGTCAGGCTGCCCTCGACGTAGACAAGGCTTCCCTTGGCAAGGTAGTTCGCGCAGTTTTCGGCCTGCTTTTGGAAGCAGGTTATGCGATGCCACTCTGTGCGCTCGACCTTGTTGCCGTCTCGGTCAGTGTAGGATTCGTCGGTGGCCGCTTGAAGCGTACATACAGGCGTGCCGGACTGCGTGTATCGCAATTCAGGGTCACGCCCCAGACGCCCAATGAGCATCACTCGGTTAAGGCTTGCCATTATGCGGCCTCCCTGCTCTTATTCAGCACTTCAATCATTTCAGAAATTTCACTCTTGGTAAGCTCGTTTGAGCTGGTAATCTTGCGCCCAAAATACGATGAAAGGTCGTCAAGAATGGCTGGCCTGTTGCCCTTATGCTTCTGATTCATAAGGGTTTGAAACATTTTCATTTGCGGGTCGCTTGGCGGGCTTGGGTTGTTAGCCTTGGCAGCGGCACGATCTTTTTCAATCTGAGCTTTGTTGTTTCTCCCCTGAGCACTGTTACCGTCATCGTCTTCATCCGCGACAACGCCAAGTATTGCAGACAGGCTGTAACGGCGGGCGTAGGTAATTGCGCTCCCCATTCCCTGTGCACCACCCTGCCGATCAAGGGGCATCACGCACTCGCTGGCAAACCACTGGCCAGACTTGTGGGCCAATATCGTGCGAACGTGGGCGCGTGTCCCGTCTGTGGGCAACATGGTCTGCACCACACATAGCCCATGTTTTGGAAGAACTTCGCGAACCGCGTCATATATCGCGGATATGTTCGCATACTTGTTCTTGAGGTGCGGGTTGATGGCATTCTTTTCAGCCGGGTTGATCTCCGCCTGGGCTATAGAAAGAGCCTCCGCGATCTCCCCAATTTCCGCACTCTGTAAATCCTTCAATTCGCACATCGTACCCTCCAAACAAAAAAGTCCCTCTCACGGGGCCAACGTAATTATCATCAGGCGTCACCGGGCAGTGGTCAGCCTGCGCACACCCCGGCCCCGCCGTGGGGCAGTCTGCGACATGGCGGCACATGGCTACCTCCTCGGCGCTTGCTGCGCACCACTGCGGCGCTGATTGTTGTCCATGCGGCATGCCCAGCACAGTGACCGGCCCGGCTCGGCAGGCTCATTACGGCACCGCTGGCATATGCCGCGCTCTTTGCACCATGCCTGCGTGTCTGCGTAGTAGGCCCGCATGTAGCGGCGTTGTTTGTCGCGGCGCTGGGACATGGAGACGTCAACATGGGCGCATGCCGTGCGTATGTCCGTGCGGGTTACGCTGGTCATGCTGCCCCCCTTGCCGCCAGAACTTCGCGGCCCCACTCTGCCCACGTCCAGCACAGCACGATGCCGAGCCGCGTTGTCAGCTTGAGAGGCTTTAACAAGCGGCGTTCACGCAGCTCCAGACGAAATTGCTTCACGGACATAACCACGCCTCCATGCTCTGAAAGATTATCAGCAGGCCAATGACGATCACCGCGCCGCTCCAACCGGGCCAGCTATGTGCAGGGCTGATTGCTCTGTTCATGCGACCCTCCGCAGGCTGTCAGGGCAGTCAATTCCGGGGGTCACACCGTTGTAGGCCGCCATGTCCTCGATCTGCTCGGGATGATATTTGGCCGCGATATGTACCACGGCAGCAAGCATGCCCTGATCTGCGCATTCCTTGGCGTGCGCTTCTGCCTCTTTCTGACTGCGGCAGGTTGTCCACTCTCCATCATCCGTAAAGACGTGCCAGCCTTCGGGCAGTTCGTTCATGATGTTGTGGAGTCGGCTAACCTCGTATTGCGCGAGGGTGAGCTGACGGCGTGCTTCTGATTCTGTGATCTTACTCATGGCGTACCCTCTCTATAAATTTGGTCTGAGCGGCGGGGATTGAACCCGCGACCCCCTGCGCCCAAGGCAGGTGCGCTACCGCTGCGCCACGCTCAGTTGTTTGGGCCTTGTGGATGCCGTGGGCAAACCGGGTAGCGGCGTAAAGGTATAATCCCTCGCTGTTGTGCTACTTTGCCCACGGCCCACAATTCCCAACGTGTTAAGCCTTGTGGTGGATGGTGGATAGGTGCCGAACCTCTATTCCATCTAGCCTGTGGCCAGCAGGGGCGATGCCCGCTCCGCGCGCCACCATCCAACACAATTCCCAAAAGTTAAGCCTTGCGGATGGATGGTGCGAGTGCGCTTGCAAGTTACCCAGCGGCTGCGACTCGAACGCAGCATCTGTCCCGGTCAGGGAAGAGATTACCGTTCTCCCACGCTGGCACGTCACGCTCACACCATCCCCACAATTCCCAACGAAAAAGCCGGGAGCGTTTTGTAACTGCGCTCCCGGCACGTCACAGGAAAAGGAGGAATTATTGACTCCGATTTACCCACCGGGCGGGCAGAACACGCCGAACATCTTGTGGCGCATGGCGTCCTCACGCTGTTGAGGTTTGGACAAACACAATTGAACGCATGTGACGCTTAAGGCTGGTGGCGCAGGGCCGGTGGCGCAGGGCCGGTGGTCAGATCATATAATGTTTTTCGGTGCGAACGATGGATTTCATGTCCATGCTCCTGTGTGTTGGCAGCTACCATGCTGCGCAGTTGGTTTGTTTGAGAACAATCATTTCTCGCCCCTACCAACTAGCAAACACGCTCTGGAAGCGTGCGCCGATCGGTTGCGCCATCGGTGGTTGATGTGGCGTATGTGGGGCGGTTTCTCCCGTCGTTGCTGGCGTGTAGTCTACCCTCGCCGTTTCAACAAGGGATATCAGGGCAGGCAGGATATGCTGCATGCGCCCTCCCGTTTGTGGGTAATGAAAAACCCCGGCGAATGTCGGGGTTGGTGGGTTGGACCATCTGTTCTACTTAGGATCTTTTGGGAAACATGAAATACCCTTGGCATTTCCAGCAGTCACAATACATGTGACATGTGGTGAAGATGCAGGGGTGAATTCGTAAAACCAGATGCTTTCTCGTGGTAAGACATATCGCGCAGTCACTTCTATTTCTGTATAGTTGCTGCTTCCCACAGGATCACTGCACCCCAAGGCTAGAGCCGCAACCAAGGCAACAACGGATAGTCGCATAAGCCCTCCCTAGGCCGTGAAGATGTAAAATGTTTTACCGTTTTCGTCAGCCTCGGCAGAAACTGTGTTGTACACATAGTCGTCATGGTTCTCCGACATTATTTCTACCTCCGCATCATCCGGCACGCCTTCCAGGTCCTTGCGCAGTTCACCGACGGTCATGACAGAACAACCTCCTCGCACAATTTTACTTCTTCAACTTCGTCAACGGCGGTACGCTTATTGCCAATACTCATGGTCACTTCATAGCCCTGAGGAAGTTCTTCAAGCTTCACAATCAACTCGCTAACAGTCATCGTCCCACCTCCATAAAAATAAAGGCCGCTCCCCGATGGAACGGCCCCAGCGACGCGACATAGACACAGAACGCGGCGCAAATCTTTAAACACCGAGCTTATCAGCAATCTTGCGGCAGTCCATGCACCCATGCGCGATCTCTGCCGGGATGTCGCAATTGCCGCTTGATTTTTCCATAAGGCCAATCTGAAGCTTTCTAAGTACAGAAAATTTCCTTACGGAAAAAATGTTGTGCTCTCTGAGGTGCTTGCGCTCCTCTTTGGTCAGCTTGTCTTGCCAGCGCATATGCACCTCCTAAAATTTAAAACAGCACGGGCCGGGATTTGCACCCGACATGGAGATATCAACGGTCAGCCGACACCCATCAGATGGGGACTATGGATTTAACATTATCGTTGTTTATCGGGGCTGTCGGCGTTGAGCTGTTTACTCGGCTTCTCTTCGTACCGACCTCGCGCAATCCCCGCTCCTTAACCATGACTAGCGTCTACCTATTCCGCCACCGTGCTGAACAACCTCTCCATCACCGCCAACGACCTTTTTGCTGATGGTAGCAATATGGTCGCTGGCAGGGGGAAAAGATTCTGTTGTAACCATCTAAACTTATTTGCATACCATTTTCAGGACTTGCCGAAAATGGTTGTTTCACGGCCCGCTCTTTACGTCGTAGCCATGAGGGTTTGTTGGTCGGCTCACCCTAACCGTCGCTCCGGTGCGCTTGTGCGCTGCGGCCTTACTTTCAGCACGCTTTTCCGTCCACGCCCCTTCCGCACCGGGCCAGTTCCCCTTTTCCGAGCTTCTCTCGCGGTTTCCTACTGATCCACCGTGCCGCATGGGCCGTGTGTCGTTCGGGCCTCTGGAATCCTGCTCAATCCGCGCTCCCCGGTTCCGGCATCTGGCTACTTTCGCCCGTGGGCTTGTTTCGCCACCGTCCCCGTCTCGCAAAATCAGTGTCTCAAAACAGAGACGAGTGGTCAAGACATTTGTTGCAATACAGAAACTAAATTTACAAAAAAAATTTACCCCCAGAGACGAAGACAATAAAAAAATACTAAAATCTGAGGCTGAACTAACTAAAAAAAAGCCCCCGCTGACTACTGCGGGGGCTTACATTTTCACAAACTGCGAGTTTGCGAATTGTATAGCTTATTTTTATCCCTCATGGATCTCAATCTGAACCTTTATCATTTCCCGATAAACTGAAGCAATATTCGAAGAGGATGTCCCGTTCATGCCAGCAGAAGCAAAGGCTTCAGCAATTTTTGCCGCATTTTTTTCCAACACTTCAATTTCTAACCCTAACTGTTCAGCTTTGTCAGCAAGAGACGTCATATTAATCCTCCAAATGTGACAATGTGTTTTTATGAAAATTCCACTTATGCCAATATGCCTGCCTACAAAACGCGCCCAAACCAGCGCACACGCCCATAAACGCGGAATGTTTCCATTTCATCGCCCTGCACGGAAAGTGGCGCGTACCGTTCGTTGATCGAGCATATATTCCAGCCATTAGGTATTTTTTGCAGAACCTTAACCATTAACTCTTCGCCAAGGCCAACAAGAAAAATGCGCCCGTCCTGTGGCGTTTTGTCATTCTGGTCAATCAAGATGGTGTCGCCTTCCTTAATAAGAGGCTCCATGCTGTCACCGCGCACCACCATCATGACGGAGTTTTTACCGTTGATGTGTTCGCGCTTCAAAAATTCGTTTCTGAATGCATAGAATCCTGCGACATCGCCATTCGTTTCAAGACTTGCCCCTGCACCAGCTACAGCTTTGACCTTTGGGATCATGACGTAATCGTCAAGCTCTTCACCCGGGAATGAAATCTGGGCATTGATTTTGTCCAGCCACTCGCACAGGACGTCCGGCGCAGGCAATGACGGATCTTCGTCGTCAAGCGCCCGGTAAATTGTCGCTTTTTTAGCGTCAAGAAACCGCATCAGATTGGCCTTTCCTCCAATCCGCTCGGCATACTTCCTCAGTCCACTGGCAATTTCATCGTAGGTACTCATAATCATATTATCTGCCTTGGTTGTTCCAAAACTGCAACATATTTTTTTGAGATTTTGACTTGCCAATTTGTTCCCAAATTGAGACAATCAGTCCATGAAATATGACATTTTTATTCAATCATACCTCAAGTCGTCTGGGGAGCCTGTTGGAAAGTTCGCTGAACGTGCTGGCGTCCACCGCTCTTCCGTCTACCGCGCAATGGATGGTCAGCCCATCATGTTTCCGCTGGTGAAGAGCATGGTTGAAGCCGCTGGCGGCTCATTTGAAATCATTGAGCTGACAACACCGCCTGCCACGTCACCCGCACCCGTGTCGGCCCAGCCAGCGCCGTAACGATAGCTGCGGCGTGGCCCACGGCCCGCTCTACTGCCGCGTCTGCGCCCATGTCTGCCGGATAGCTCCGGTACAGCGGCGAGGACAGCAGAGGCGACAGGACAGTGACCAGCAGGCGATTGCGCTTGGGTGAAATGTAGGCACGGAAGGAAAGGGTGGGGGCTGGTTCTGGCATGTAGTCAGAATACAGAACCTTGCAAGGCTCACAATAGACCAATTTTAGAAGGCTTTGACCTATGCAATCGATAAATCTCAGGCACGCCACGTTTAATCAGGTTCTGGCTTACGCCAAGATGCTCTCTGGCCTGACCAATGCCGAAATTTCCGAGAAGTCCGGCATATCCCCGGCCAATGTCGCCAAGTATTTCAAAGAGAACGAAGCCTATTACCCTAACCCTTGCAACATACCCGCCCTGTGCTGCGCCCTTGGCAACCGCATCATTCTGGATTGGCAGCTTGCCCAGGTCGAGGAACTTTGCCCGCAGGAGCCAATCTCAGGGGCAAGGGGGCTTTCTGACGCAGCTATGTCCATTGCCGACCTTGTGGGTCAGTTCTGCGCAGAAACGCGGGAACAGGTGGCCGACAATCAGGTTTCACAGCATGAGGCAAAGCAGAGCCAAGCCAAGATCGCCAGCATGGAAAGGGCCTTGGCATCCATTCGCATTTCCCTTGAACCGCTGGCCAGTGGAAAAATTACAGACAACGGGGAGGCATAGCCATGGACACCCGCACGAAACAAAAACACCTGCGCGCCGTACGCCTGCTGATGCACGCGCTGGAAGGCCATCGCAGCAGCTTGCCCGCAGGGAAGCCGATCAACGCTGTGCTGTCCGAGGGCATGGCCGCAGCTCAAGCCCTTGGCTTTGACCTCATGGCCGGGGAAGCTCGGGCCGTCGCTGGTCGTGCTGTCGTCGTTGGCCGTGGGGTTGAGGCGCTGTACTCCGGCCCGGCATACCTGCCGCCATCCTGCGGCATAGAGCGCAGCCTGCCCAATGGTGACGCGTAATGTGCGGGCGCAAATGGACAGAGGACGAAGTCGCCTTTCTGCGGGCCAATTACCCGGCGCAATCAGCCTACTGGTGTGCGCAACAGCTCGGGCGAGGGAAAAGCAGCGTGGCGGTAAAAATCAGTGGTTTAAAGCTGCTGCCTAAGAAGCCGCGCCCGCCCAAGGTTGAGCGCGAAGACCCCGAACTTGGCCCGGTAGATCCGCCGCTGGCTAACCGCTGCGTGGACTGCGGCAGAGTGTCGAGCACTCGGCGTTGCCCTGTGTGCCAGGCAAGATATCTGGAGAGGTACAACGGCGAATGCTGGGGGCCGACGTATGACGAAACTTATGGAGTGGCGCAGTAGTGGCCGCCTACTACAACGAAATCGACCCGTTTGCCGCCGCATGGCTGCGGGAACTCATCAAGGCTGGCCATATTGCGCCGGGTGAGGTTGATACGAGGAGCATTGCCGATGTTGTGCCAAGCGACCTTGCCGGGTTTGCCCAATGCCATTTTTTCGCCGGCATCGGCGTTTGGAGCTACGCCATGCGCCAAGCTGGATGGTCAGACGACAGACCAGTTTGGACAGGGAGTTGCCCCTGCCAGCCTTTCAGCACGGCAGGCGATGGAAAAGGGTTTGCTGACGAGCGGCACCTGTGGCCTGCGTTTTTCCACCTCATTAGCCAGTGCCGCCCTACAGTCTGCTTTGGAGAACAAGTTGCGAAAAAGCGTGGACTTAGATGGTTCGACCTTGTTCGATCTGACCTGGAGTGTTCGGGTTACGCCTGTGGGGGTGTTGTTACCTGCGCTGCTGGCTTCGGTGCGCCACATATCAGGGAAAGGATCTATTGGTGCGCCACCGACATTGGCGGCACGAGATCATCGCGGACGCATGAGCATGGAAAATCTGCGTCGGAGAGAGACAATGTCGAAACGTGGCGTGAATTTGCAAGAATTCATGCAACGCAAAGTTGGGCATCCTGGGTATCTCAATCCGGAGCTGGCCCGCTTGTGGATGGGGCTACCGCAAGAGTGGGACGAGTGCGCGGTTACGGCAATGGACTCAATGTCGAACAAGCAATCCCGTTCATAAAAGCGTTCATGGAGGTTCAGAATGGCCAGTAAAACACCCGATGGATTTCGCGCAGTCCGATACTGCGACTCGCAGCGGATCTACTACGTCACCGAGCAGGCAGAGGACGGCTGGTTCAAGGCCACCAGCGACGACGGCAAGGTGAAGCTTTTGGTCGAGCCGAAGGCTTTCAAGGTCACATTCTGCCGTGAGCACAACCCATCCATACCGCCAGCGGTGTGCGCAAGGTTTGAGGGCAAGCCAACGTTTTCGGAGTGGTGGGCAGCCAAGGTGCAAAAGGAGAGCGCGGCATGAAGAAGAAAGACGCAAAGCTGCTGCTGTGGATGCTGGTGTTCGTACAGTTTTGGAATGGGCGCAAGACATAAGAAAAGCCCCTGGCAGAAACAGGGGCTAACAGGAAATGAACCGCATTAATGTGATGGAGTGATTATGCAAAACTACTGCACAAAAGTCAATAATTGTCAGGGGAACAGTTATGCGTGCGCGTGACATAAAGCCAGGATTCTACACAAATGAGCAGCTTGCAGAGTGCTCATTCGCTGCACGCTTGCTGTACCCAGGCTTGTGGATGCTTGCTGATCGCCTTGGACGCCTTGAATACAGGCCGAAGCGCATCAAAGCAGAACTTCTACCATTCGACGTTGTGGATGTCACAGCATTGCTCGATGAGCTTGAAGTCAATGGCCTCATAAGGCGCTATTCCGTTGACGCCAAGGAATACTTGTGGATTCCAGCATTCCTCAAGCATCAACGTCCACACTCAAACGAAAAGCCCAGTGTTTTGCCTCCTTGTCCAGAAGAGGGAATGACCAAGGCTTCAACATCTTGTGACCAAGGAGAGAAGGACTTGTCACCAAGGGAGAAAGCGCTTCGCCCCTCTTCATTGACTCCCTCTTCATTGACTCCCTCTTCATTGACTGCTGATACACATATCTCTCCTGTAGAGAGTCTTGAGAACGAAGAACCCGCGCGAGTGGAAGGCAACGCAGGGGCGGATATTGGCTGCGCCGATGAACCGAGCATTGATTTCCTGGAACTGCGCCAGTTTTGGAACGAGCACTTCCGCCCTGAAGGCCCGCTTGCGGGGTTTGGTGAGTACAAGCAGCTCAGGGCTGCCCGCGCCTATCCCGGAGACTCACGGATCTACGCCGACCTGCAAGCCCGCATTGACGGTCAGTTTTGGAACCAAGGGTTTGCAATCAGCCTTGCCCGCTACCTGCGTGAAAGGACGTGGGAAACTCCGCCAAAGGCCAGAGCCGCGCCCACAGCCACCGACGACACGTGGGAAGCTGCCAGGGCGAGGGTTGAAGCACAGCAGGCACTGATTAACGGCACAGCGCGAGGAGTACGGGCATGAGGCTGGACACGTTTGAAGCTGGAATCGACAGGATTTACACCATTTTCGGCATGTCCAGAAAGCCCAGCAAAGACATGCAGCTCGTCTGGTACACGCGCCTAGATCATATCCCCGACGAGGCGGTTAACTTCATCGTCGAGCAAATTTGCGACCTGGAATCTATGCCGCGCAATATGACCGTAGCGTGGAAAAACTACTGGTCGAACTGGAAGACGGCAAACCCGTCTAAGATCGTCCGGCAGGATTGCCCGCACTGCCGAAATACTGGCGCCCGCGATTGCTGGGCAAGGCCGGAAGATGGCGGCCAGTGGATGCACTTCATGACGCCCTGCCCTGTCTGCCAGCAAAACGAAACCCGCATGCCAATGCCACTCGCTGAGCTTGAGGCCAAGGGTGCCGTAATCATGCCCGTTGATTACCGCGGCGGGCCCGTTGGTTTTGACAGGGACAACGGCTTTGGTTGCCTGCACCCAGTTTCCCTGGATACCAGCACGCCGCGCAAGACCATGCACGTTGGCGTGAACATGAAGCAGGATTTTAAACGCGTGCGCCACCTGCCCGCTGGTGAGCGGGAAGAATACGGCAAAAGCTCAAACTGGTAGGGAGCAAAAACATGATGCTCAGATTCAGGCTCAATACGATACCCACGGCGCAGGCACGTACCCGCCACAGGTCAATGACCAACAAGCGCGGAAAGACAATTTCCGTGGCCTACAAGGCCAAATCGCAGAAGATCAACGAAAGGGTGCTGGAAGACCTGCTTAAACTGTATGCTCCTGCACAGCCCATTGACGGCCCTCTGGTGCTGGAGTTTGTGGCCGCCCTACCCGTCCCAGAATCGGACAGCAAAAAAAAGCGTGCTGAAAAACTCGCCGGACTTTTGCCGCCGTCGAAAAAACCGGACATCGACAACGTAACCAAGCAGCTCATGGACGCCATGACGCGGCAAGGGTTTTGGAATGACGACGTACAGGTGGTCGAGTTGCACTGCCGTAAGATTTACGCGCAGCAGGGCTACATTGACGTTGTGTTGCATACCAAGGGCGGGTTGAAATGACCGAGCACATAGGCGACCCACTGCCGCAGCCGACCCACCGCCAGCGTAGCGACATGTCATACACGCGCATGCGTCTGGCATTCGGCAACGGGGATAAGGCCAAAGGCAAGCAGATCATGGAGGCCATAGCCGAGAGGCTTGAGCATGCACGCCGGAAGCACCCGCCGGAAGAGTGGGAAGGCCAGGGGCCGAAGTGGGCAGCCGGGAAGCTGGCCGACGAACTGAGCGAGTTGCACAGGGCCATCAGCCTTGAGGGGCCAGAGCGCGAGAAGGAAGAGGCGAAGGACTGCGCGGCTGTGATTGTGCGCATCATCGGCAGGGAGTTTGAATGATGGCTGGCGACAAGCTGGTTGGCCAGGGCGTGGGGTTTGACCGGACGCGCAGGATTACCGGGTATCTGGTGGGCAGTCTGGAGCGGTTCAATAATGCGAAAAGATCGGAAGAACGGGACAGAGTTAAGCACGGAACGGAGGCAGAGAGTGGGCAACCCAGAAAAGCTTGAGGGATGGGCACAGATTGAGGCGCATCTCAGTTTGTCACGTAAAACAATACTCGCAAGAGGCTATCCCATCAGAAAGGATGGAGGTGTGTTCGCTTTTCGGGGTGAGCTTGATGAACATGGGAAAGGTAAGCCGTTTTTAACCCATTCCCAAAGTTTCCCAAAAACTCCCAGTATTTCCCAATCTTTCCCATAGGTGCTTGTCTTGTACCGCGCTACGCTTCCTGCAAACAGGAGTGTAGACCGTGGCCGACAATTTCAGCATTGCACATGCCTTTACCGCAAAATGGGAAGGCGGTTTGTCAGACGATGCCGCAGACAGCGGCGGCCTGACAAAATTTGGCGTTGATCTGGCCATGATGCAGGACATTGCATCCATTCAGGCCGGACGCGATACCCTTGACCGCATGGGCATTATCCTGCCCGTCACTCGCAATACCATCAAAAACCTGACCGAAACCCAGGCCGCCAGCATCTACCGTTGGCAGGCATGGGAAGCCCTCAAGCTCGACCTTATACCTTTACGCCCTGCCGTCGTGATCTACGACGCTGCCGTTAACAGCGGCCCCAAGCAGTCCGTGCGCTTTGCTCAGCGCGGCTATAACGCCTGCGTCGCCTACGGCCAGCCGTTGGACACTGACGGCATCATGGGCCCGGCCACACGTAAGGCTATGCAGCAGGCAGACACAGACAAAATCCTCATGGCCATGCTCGACCAGCGCGAGCAATTCTATCGCGACCTTGTGGCAGCCAAGCCTAGCCAGGAAGTGTTTTTGCGCGGCTGGCTCAATCGCGTCACGGATCTGCGACGATACGTCAGGGGGCTGTGATGGGACTGATCGACAGTATTCTCGGCATTGGTGGCAAGGTCATGGACAAGGTGTGGCCTGACCGCGCTGCGTCGCGTGAACAGCAATCCCAGATCAACCAGGCTGAGGTCAGTGGTGCACCAGCCAGCCGCCTGCGCCTGTGGCGCTCC
This genomic window contains:
- the nrdD gene encoding anaerobic ribonucleoside-triphosphate reductase — protein: MMAGDKLVGQGVGFDRTRRITGYLVGSLERFNNAKRSEERDRVKHGTEAESGQPRKA
- a CDS encoding ERF family protein gives rise to the protein MCELKDLQSAEIGEIAEALSIAQAEINPAEKNAINPHLKNKYANISAIYDAVREVLPKHGLCVVQTMLPTDGTRAHVRTILAHKSGQWFASECVMPLDRQGGAQGMGSAITYARRYSLSAILGVVADEDDDGNSAQGRNNKAQIEKDRAAAKANNPSPPSDPQMKMFQTLMNQKHKGNRPAILDDLSSYFGRKITSSNELTKSEISEMIEVLNKSREAA
- a CDS encoding DUF1351 domain-containing protein, with product MQQEIIDTTAQAAVPQDGGLALFDLKVTATPLVITFDVDVLNAAVDAVLKPYEGRVVGEGELAGIKSEMSALNKVKDKLEAARKDIAGQISAPVREFEAQVKGAVQRIIDGRGKLDAQVKAFEQKQRESRRAKVQAIIDEVLEPAKLDGLAIDIDERWLNKSAKDKDIRAEVENIALREKTRLMEAEQLERARQDRILLIEQAVESAGKRYGFDLPVAKFSRLFSLEWDTNNALAQVDEWFAAEAERRKPVDPAPTVEAEPVEQPIQQEAPQPATQPEHKADITRVLNVRVSYSASRHNDVMRAIDALREIGIVTFSHA
- a CDS encoding RusA family crossover junction endodeoxyribonuclease, with translation MMLRFRLNTIPTAQARTRHRSMTNKRGKTISVAYKAKSQKINERVLEDLLKLYAPAQPIDGPLVLEFVAALPVPESDSKKKRAEKLAGLLPPSKKPDIDNVTKQLMDAMTRQGFWNDDVQVVELHCRKIYAQQGYIDVVLHTKGGLK
- a CDS encoding glycoside hydrolase family 108 protein — encoded protein: MADNFSIAHAFTAKWEGGLSDDAADSGGLTKFGVDLAMMQDIASIQAGRDTLDRMGIILPVTRNTIKNLTETQAASIYRWQAWEALKLDLIPLRPAVVIYDAAVNSGPKQSVRFAQRGYNACVAYGQPLDTDGIMGPATRKAMQQADTDKILMAMLDQREQFYRDLVAAKPSQEVFLRGWLNRVTDLRRYVRGL
- a CDS encoding single-stranded DNA-binding protein — protein: MASLNRVMLIGRLGRDPELRYTQSGTPVCTLQAATDESYTDRDGNKVERTEWHRITCFQKQAENCANYLAKGSLVYVEGSLTTRKWQDQQGQDRYTTEIKAERVQFLDRKGDNQGGSEQPQQQSRQQAAPRGNSQQARPSEASNMDDIPF
- a CDS encoding S24 family peptidase, whose product is MIMSTYDEIASGLRKYAERIGGKANLMRFLDAKKATIYRALDDEDPSLPAPDVLCEWLDKINAQISFPGEELDDYVMIPKVKAVAGAGASLETNGDVAGFYAFRNEFLKREHINGKNSVMMVVRGDSMEPLIKEGDTILIDQNDKTPQDGRIFLVGLGEELMVKVLQKIPNGWNICSINERYAPLSVQGDEMETFRVYGRVRWFGRVL
- a CDS encoding phage regulatory CII family protein; this encodes MQSINLRHATFNQVLAYAKMLSGLTNAEISEKSGISPANVAKYFKENEAYYPNPCNIPALCCALGNRIILDWQLAQVEELCPQEPISGARGLSDAAMSIADLVGQFCAETREQVADNQVSQHEAKQSQAKIASMERALASIRISLEPLASGKITDNGEA
- a CDS encoding DNA cytosine methyltransferase; translation: MRQAGWSDDRPVWTGSCPCQPFSTAGDGKGFADERHLWPAFFHLISQCRPTVCFGEQVAKKRGLRWFDLVRSDLECSGYACGGVVTCAAGFGAPHIRERIYWCATDIGGTRSSRTHEHGKSASERDNVETWREFARIHATQSWASWVSQSGAGPLVDGATARVGRVRGYGNGLNVEQAIPFIKAFMEVQNGQ